One region of Deltaproteobacteria bacterium genomic DNA includes:
- a CDS encoding thiolase family protein, with translation MFEKAFIPYKGYWSSPFSRWQMSFQNLNAIELAAQTARKFLELRGLGPDIFDGCVLGMTIGQPAWFYANPWFCALLGNDKISGPTLSQACATSATSIYTGGLWVESGMYQNVLVATADRCSNGPHTIWPNPNGPGGEVISENWMMDNFNKDPYARQAMVQTAENVAVLCGGVTKEESDAMAVRRYEQYLMSLANDREFQKGYMIPVEVQISKKKTNIIETDEGISPCTPEGLAPLKPVIAGGCISFGAQTHPADGNAGMIITTKERAKELGQKKEVTIQLLSYGYARAKKAHMAAAVTPAAEMALKNAGIEVKDLAAVKTHNPFSVNDIVMGKQMQIPEGIFNNYGSSLVFGHPQGPTGARCTVELIEELVKIGGGYGLFAGCAAGDTGAALVIKVS, from the coding sequence ATTAGCGGCTCAAACGGCCCGCAAATTTTTAGAATTGCGGGGCCTCGGCCCGGATATTTTTGACGGTTGCGTTCTGGGCATGACCATCGGGCAACCGGCCTGGTTTTATGCCAATCCCTGGTTCTGTGCCCTGCTGGGGAACGACAAGATCAGCGGGCCGACCCTCAGTCAGGCCTGCGCCACCAGTGCCACTTCCATTTATACCGGAGGACTTTGGGTGGAATCGGGGATGTATCAAAATGTCTTGGTAGCCACCGCCGACCGCTGTTCCAATGGTCCGCATACCATCTGGCCCAACCCGAATGGTCCCGGGGGGGAAGTGATCAGCGAGAACTGGATGATGGACAATTTCAATAAGGATCCCTATGCCCGACAAGCCATGGTCCAGACCGCCGAAAACGTGGCGGTCCTGTGCGGCGGTGTGACCAAAGAAGAATCGGACGCCATGGCCGTTCGTCGCTATGAACAGTATTTAATGAGTCTGGCCAATGACCGGGAATTCCAAAAGGGTTATATGATTCCGGTGGAGGTTCAAATTTCCAAAAAGAAGACGAATATCATAGAAACGGATGAGGGGATTTCCCCTTGTACCCCGGAAGGTCTGGCCCCGCTCAAACCGGTCATTGCCGGGGGCTGCATTTCTTTTGGGGCCCAGACCCATCCGGCTGATGGGAATGCCGGGATGATTATTACCACCAAGGAGCGGGCCAAAGAACTCGGCCAGAAGAAAGAGGTGACCATTCAACTCTTGAGTTATGGCTATGCCCGGGCCAAAAAGGCCCACATGGCCGCGGCCGTCACACCGGCCGCCGAAATGGCTTTAAAGAACGCCGGGATCGAAGTAAAAGATCTGGCGGCCGTCAAGACCCACAATCCTTTTTCCGTTAACGATATCGTGATGGGTAAACAGATGCAGATTCCGGAAGGGATCTTTAATAATTATGGAAGCTCTTTAGTTTTTGGGCATCCTCAAGGCCCGACCGGGGCCCGCTGTACCGTCGAGTTGATCGAGGAACTGGTAAAGATCGGCGGAGGCTACGGACTCTTTGCCGGCTGTGCCGCCGGTGATACGGGTGCGGCTCTGGTGATTAAGGTCTCTTAA
- a CDS encoding PAS domain S-box protein gives MKWAAPEQAKATLFGTWFWGKFFRLASRWPERLITAGLSAVICSIVFSLAPLCGPASADDSKKHILILHSYHKGLEWTDSEDNGILSVLKSRLPDIDVHTEYMDTKRISDDAYYSGFFRLLKRKYASIAFHVVLVTDDDAFNFYLKYHQVLFPGVPAVFCGVNYFKDSDRAGRKDLITGVVEAFDIPNTLRTALCLHPDTSRVWVINDRTTTGLANKRILEEVIPEFKGKVGFVFLEDFDMPEVLDEVRQLSKGDIILLMTFNRDRSGNVYDYNQSIALISKQARVPIYGVWDFYLGKGIVGGMLTSGGDQGRTAAEIALRILNGEKVRNLSVVKESPNRYMFDYLQLKRFQVKPSDLPKESILIHLPDSFYARYKKFILFSAAIIVSLSLIIVILLVNISLRKRYEKALRESEEKYRNLYDTAPDMYHSINSEGIIIDCNATEAAMLGYTKEEIIGRPVADFLTGDSQKTYEKEFSTLTEHRALFGLEREFVRKDRSTFTASLNVFIELDAQGRLVRTKTIGRDITEQKRVEEALRNSREELRSLSAHIQSAREEERGHIAREIHDELGQVLSKLKLDLAWLKKRFLDDQRPLREKIDIMSGLVDSTIRTVQRISSALRPGVLDYLGLAAAIEWQAQEFKDQTGIDFTVAVPPDMTVPDQDVATAVFRIFQETLTNVIRHAQATRVEVRLEKDDAAVRLEVRDNGKGIPDEKKASHASFGLIGMKERARFLGGTMTIDSSPEKGTTLLVNIPFRKADPA, from the coding sequence GTGAAATGGGCCGCCCCAGAGCAAGCGAAAGCGACGCTATTCGGAACCTGGTTCTGGGGAAAATTTTTTCGTCTTGCCTCGCGCTGGCCGGAACGGTTGATCACGGCAGGCCTTTCGGCCGTTATCTGCTCTATCGTCTTTTCCCTGGCTCCGCTATGCGGCCCGGCTTCCGCGGACGACAGCAAGAAGCACATCCTGATTCTACATTCCTATCACAAGGGGCTTGAATGGACAGACAGTGAGGACAACGGGATCCTCTCGGTTCTGAAGTCCCGTCTGCCGGATATTGACGTCCATACCGAATACATGGATACCAAAAGGATCTCCGATGACGCCTATTACAGCGGGTTCTTCCGGCTTTTGAAGCGAAAATACGCCTCCATTGCCTTCCATGTCGTACTGGTAACGGACGACGACGCCTTCAACTTCTACCTCAAATACCATCAGGTCCTTTTTCCCGGAGTGCCGGCCGTCTTTTGCGGGGTCAACTACTTCAAAGATTCGGATCGGGCGGGCCGCAAGGATCTCATCACCGGAGTGGTCGAGGCCTTCGATATACCGAATACCCTGCGAACCGCCCTTTGCCTCCATCCCGATACCTCGAGGGTTTGGGTCATCAATGACAGGACCACGACCGGCCTGGCGAACAAAAGGATACTGGAAGAGGTGATACCCGAATTTAAAGGGAAAGTCGGTTTTGTTTTTCTGGAAGATTTCGACATGCCTGAAGTCCTCGATGAGGTCAGACAGTTGTCGAAGGGCGATATTATTCTTTTAATGACCTTCAACCGGGACCGGTCCGGTAATGTCTACGACTATAATCAAAGCATCGCCCTTATTTCCAAACAGGCGCGGGTGCCCATCTACGGGGTCTGGGATTTCTACCTCGGTAAAGGGATCGTGGGCGGCATGCTGACCAGCGGAGGGGACCAGGGCCGGACCGCCGCTGAAATCGCCCTGCGGATCCTGAATGGGGAGAAGGTCCGGAACCTTTCCGTTGTCAAAGAGAGTCCCAACCGATACATGTTCGATTATCTCCAGTTGAAGCGCTTTCAAGTCAAACCCTCCGATCTTCCAAAGGAAAGCATTCTCATCCATCTCCCCGACTCGTTCTATGCCCGCTACAAAAAGTTCATCCTGTTCAGTGCCGCCATCATCGTCAGCCTGTCCCTGATTATCGTCATCCTGCTGGTCAATATCTCGCTCAGGAAACGCTATGAAAAGGCACTCCGGGAATCGGAGGAGAAATACCGCAACCTCTATGATACTGCCCCCGACATGTACCATTCCATCAACAGTGAGGGGATCATCATCGACTGCAATGCCACCGAAGCGGCCATGCTCGGCTATACCAAAGAGGAGATCATCGGCCGGCCGGTGGCCGACTTTCTGACCGGCGATTCACAGAAGACCTATGAAAAGGAGTTTTCGACCCTGACCGAGCACCGGGCCCTCTTCGGCCTGGAAAGGGAGTTCGTCAGAAAGGACCGGTCCACCTTCACCGCCAGCCTGAACGTCTTTATCGAGCTCGACGCCCAGGGCCGGCTGGTCAGAACCAAGACCATCGGTCGGGACATCACCGAACAGAAGCGGGTGGAAGAAGCGCTGCGGAATTCCCGGGAAGAGCTGAGGAGCCTCTCAGCCCATATCCAGTCCGCCCGGGAGGAGGAGCGGGGGCACATCGCCCGGGAGATCCACGACGAACTCGGGCAGGTGCTTTCGAAACTGAAGCTGGATCTGGCCTGGCTGAAAAAACGTTTTTTGGACGATCAAAGGCCGCTCCGGGAAAAGATTGATATCATGTCGGGTCTGGTGGATAGTACCATCCGGACCGTCCAGAGGATATCCTCGGCCCTGCGGCCGGGGGTGCTCGATTACCTTGGTCTGGCGGCCGCCATTGAGTGGCAGGCCCAGGAATTCAAGGATCAGACCGGGATTGATTTTACGGTTGCGGTCCCTCCCGACATGACGGTCCCGGATCAGGATGTGGCCACCGCGGTCTTCCGCATTTTTCAGGAGACCCTGACCAACGTCATCCGCCATGCCCAGGCCACCCGGGTCGAGGTCCGGCTCGAAAAGGATGATGCCGCCGTCCGGCTCGAGGTCCGGGACAACGGAAAAGGTATCCCGGATGAAAAGAAGGCCAGCCATGCTTCCTTCGGACTGATCGGCATGAAGGAACGGGCCCGTTTTCTCGGCGGCACCATGACGATCGACAGTTCACCGGAGAAGGGCACCACCCTTTTGGTAAACATACCATTCAGAAAGGCGGACCCTGCATGA
- a CDS encoding response regulator transcription factor: protein MITLLIADDHAIFREGLRQILEDVPDMVVSGEASSGQEVLEKVSKNDYDLLLLDIAMPGLSGLETLKLLKSQKPKLRVLVLSMYPEEQYAVRAIKAGAYGYITKASASEELIGAIRKISGGGRYISASIAEKLLFNLDPEPDRPLHERLSDREYQVLCLIARGRTVGEIAEELCLSVKTVSTHRTHILEKMRLKSNAELTNYALKLGLVCLTD, encoded by the coding sequence ATGATAACCCTACTCATCGCCGATGACCACGCCATCTTCCGTGAAGGGCTGCGCCAGATCCTTGAGGATGTCCCAGACATGGTGGTGTCCGGCGAGGCCAGCTCCGGCCAGGAGGTCCTCGAAAAGGTCTCTAAAAACGATTATGATCTCCTCCTGCTCGATATCGCCATGCCCGGGCTGAGCGGACTCGAAACCCTGAAGCTTTTAAAAAGTCAGAAGCCGAAACTGCGGGTCCTGGTTCTGAGCATGTACCCGGAAGAGCAGTATGCGGTCCGGGCCATCAAGGCCGGGGCCTACGGCTACATCACCAAGGCGAGTGCCTCGGAAGAGCTGATCGGGGCCATTCGGAAGATCTCGGGAGGCGGGCGCTACATCAGCGCCTCCATAGCCGAGAAGCTCCTTTTTAACCTCGACCCGGAACCCGATCGCCCGCTTCATGAACGGCTCTCGGACCGGGAATACCAGGTCCTCTGCCTGATCGCCAGGGGCCGGACCGTGGGCGAAATAGCCGAAGAACTGTGCCTGAGCGTCAAGACTGTCAGCACCCACCGGACCCACATCCTGGAAAAGATGCGGCTGAAGTCCAACGCCGAACTGACCAACTATGCGCTGAAGTTGGGTCTGGTCTGCCTGACCGACTGA
- a CDS encoding TRAP transporter substrate-binding protein, which yields MKRYFFCVVALVAILAVSSVAALAAPKEEKPVLLQVPVAFATNLPGLGDGIMYIANNIELASNGSVKMKVFEPGKLVAPFEVLDAVSKGKVNAGYSTAGYWEGKLPAAPLFSAVPFGPETGEYLAWFYYGNGMKLYQEMYDKAGYNVKVLLAAIIAPETSGWFTKEIKSAADLKGMRMRFFGLGGKVMEKLGVSVSLLPAGEIFPALEKRALDATEFSMPAIDERLGFFKIAKYNYYPGWHQQATTFELLINKEVWNGLSDHQKKIIEVTCKASVADSFAHTEAIQGKVIRENAEKRHVKNMKWSKEMLDLYKKTWHDVAAAEAARDPFFKKVWEDFRTFDKDYDLWASLGFLSR from the coding sequence ATGAAACGGTATTTTTTTTGTGTTGTAGCGCTTGTCGCAATTCTCGCGGTATCTTCAGTGGCTGCCCTGGCTGCGCCTAAGGAGGAAAAACCGGTTTTGCTGCAGGTGCCGGTGGCCTTTGCGACCAACCTGCCCGGCCTCGGTGACGGGATCATGTACATTGCCAACAATATCGAGCTGGCCAGTAACGGCAGCGTCAAGATGAAGGTCTTTGAGCCCGGCAAGCTGGTGGCCCCCTTCGAAGTCCTGGACGCCGTATCGAAAGGCAAGGTAAACGCCGGCTACAGTACTGCCGGTTATTGGGAAGGCAAACTCCCGGCCGCGCCTCTGTTCTCGGCCGTCCCCTTCGGACCGGAGACCGGGGAATACCTGGCCTGGTTTTATTACGGCAACGGGATGAAACTCTACCAGGAGATGTACGACAAGGCCGGTTACAACGTCAAGGTCCTCCTGGCGGCCATCATCGCCCCCGAGACCTCGGGATGGTTTACCAAGGAGATCAAGTCGGCCGCTGACCTCAAGGGTATGCGGATGCGCTTTTTCGGTTTGGGTGGAAAGGTCATGGAAAAATTAGGGGTCTCGGTGAGTCTGTTGCCGGCCGGCGAGATATTCCCGGCCCTGGAGAAGAGGGCCCTGGACGCCACGGAATTCTCCATGCCGGCCATCGACGAGCGGCTGGGCTTTTTCAAGATCGCCAAGTATAACTATTATCCCGGCTGGCACCAGCAGGCGACGACCTTCGAGCTGCTGATCAATAAGGAGGTCTGGAACGGCCTGAGCGACCACCAGAAGAAGATCATCGAGGTCACCTGCAAGGCCAGCGTAGCCGACAGCTTTGCCCACACCGAAGCCATCCAGGGCAAGGTCATCCGGGAAAACGCCGAGAAACGACATGTAAAAAACATGAAATGGTCCAAGGAGATGCTCGATCTCTACAAGAAGACCTGGCATGATGTAGCCGCCGCCGAAGCGGCCAGGGACCCCTTCTTCAAAAAGGTCTGGGAGGATTTCCGAACCTTTGATAAGGATTATGACTTGTGGGCGTCTTTGGGCTTCCTGTCCAGGTAG
- a CDS encoding TRAP transporter small permease subunit, translated as MVTKIKETPSRFADALDGFINRIGNAAMWINAVLVGVIILQVILRYVFGRGLVILEEIQWHLYAMAFMIGLSYAVVSDAHIRIDVIHVHLSEKWKSRWELFGIVFLLLPIIVVVILQGLPYVYDSLKVNESSDAPMGLPYRWAIKSLIPISFLLLLTATLARLTRVVASLKGGTGRKSSAEVKRHAAK; from the coding sequence ATGGTAACCAAAATAAAAGAAACACCCAGCCGATTTGCCGATGCCCTCGACGGCTTCATTAACCGCATCGGCAATGCCGCCATGTGGATCAACGCCGTTCTGGTCGGTGTGATCATCCTCCAGGTTATTCTCCGCTATGTCTTCGGCCGGGGCCTGGTGATACTCGAAGAAATCCAGTGGCACCTTTATGCCATGGCCTTCATGATCGGCCTGTCCTATGCCGTGGTCAGCGACGCCCACATACGGATCGATGTCATCCATGTCCATTTGTCTGAAAAATGGAAGAGCCGCTGGGAGCTTTTCGGGATTGTCTTTCTGCTCCTGCCGATTATCGTTGTCGTCATCCTCCAAGGCCTGCCTTATGTATATGACTCGCTGAAGGTCAATGAGAGTTCGGACGCCCCCATGGGCCTCCCCTATCGCTGGGCCATCAAGTCGCTTATCCCCATCAGCTTTCTCCTGCTCCTGACAGCGACCCTGGCCCGCCTGACCCGGGTGGTGGCCTCTCTGAAGGGCGGGACCGGCCGGAAATCATCAGCGGAGGTGAAACGCCATGCAGCCAAATGA